DNA from Candidatus Dormiibacterota bacterium:
GCATCCCCCCGGACCCGTCACCACCGGCCCACGCCACGTCGTCGATCTCGATGGCGAACGGACCGGAGGCTCCGGGGACGGTCTGCACGCCGAACCAGCGGGCCTCGCGCGGATCCCAGCGTTCGCTCTCGAGCCCCTTTCCCTGGGGCTGCAGGCTGGAAAAGGGGATCTCCACCGTGCTCCAGTCGCTTCCCGCCTTCACCCTGGCCATGAAGTTCACCGACTTCGCGAACGGACCGCCCCGGACGCCGACCTGCACATCTCCGGCGCCGCGCAGACGCAGCCTCAGACCCGAGAACCGGCTCACGTCGGCCGCGCGCCCCCCCTCGGCGACCGCCGTCCAGGCCCCGCCGAAGGAGTCGGCCCCATCGCCGAGGGTACCGCTCAGACGGAGCGCCCCGCGTGATCCATCCGAACCGCCCCGTATCGCTTCCAGGTGCAGGATCGTCTTTCCGCCCAGGAGATCGTCCCCTATGGGAACCCAGGCCGAGCCGGTGGCGGCGATAAGGTCGCGGTCCTCGAAGTCGTCGATGGACGCCGCCGCGGCCGGGCCACGGACAGCAGCGGCGGTGCCGACCAGCGCCAGCAGGACGATGAACGTGCAGGCTGCCGTTCGAGACATCAGTCACCTCCCAGGATGCGCGCGGCTTGCCTCTCGACGGCGGGAGACCGCCCCGCGCGATCGGAAAGTACGGCAGATTCCGCCCGGTCGTGCCGCCGCTTCGGCGGAGGGGCGCAGGAGCGCGTTGAACGGCCGGTCCGGCCGGCGGGCGGCGCCCCTGCCGGGACGGACCGAGGCATAATGCGTTCGTGCGCGAAGCCACCGAGGACCTGCGTCTCGAGGAGCCTGCTTCCCCCCGTCCGGGCGGTGGGCTCGCGGCGCTGGGAGTATGGGCCTTCGGCTGCTTTTCCTACTGGGCGGTCGAAGTCACCGCGGTCCTGATCTCCTCGAAGAACACCTTCTGGGTGGCGGCGAGGTGGGCCCTGTTCGGCGTCCTGCCCGACTGCCTGCTGGCTCCGTTCGCGCTGTGGTTCACGCGACGCG
Protein-coding regions in this window:
- a CDS encoding CIA30 family protein, whose protein sequence is MSRTAACTFIVLLALVGTAAAVRGPAAAASIDDFEDRDLIAATGSAWVPIGDDLLGGKTILHLEAIRGGSDGSRGALRLSGTLGDGADSFGGAWTAVAEGGRAADVSRFSGLRLRLRGAGDVQVGVRGGPFAKSVNFMARVKAGSDWSTVEIPFSSLQPQGKGLESERWDPREARWFGVQTVPGASGPFAIEIDDVAWAGGDGSGGMPTPAAGEPATSRSLIPDDAAPLRRLPWRRLALDGQGDGRQGLPDARALFVAPDPARSLAWFRIDLQDPPPPGWIGVNLAIDSDGDPADGPAWWGKNTAFHLDRLVTAWVFRAGGRYEGTVGIASGDEVTAMRLTNQAEVHLSVDRSLKRVYLGVPSGLVEAGGSRVVAAVGSAMFFSDDLPNDGAASLDAAASSLEPAVPPGTGVRP